A region from the Lutra lutra chromosome 1, mLutLut1.2, whole genome shotgun sequence genome encodes:
- the ANKRD24 gene encoding ankyrin repeat domain-containing protein 24 isoform X4 translates to MKTLRARFKKTESQEWGKSDERLLQAVESNDAARVAALIIRKGLVPTKLDPEGKSAFHLAAMRGAASCLEVMLAHGANVMSTDGAGYNALHLAAKYGHPQCLKQLLQASCVVDIVDSSGWTALHHAAAGGCISCSEMLCSFKAHLNPRDRSGTTPLIIAAQMGHTDLCRLLLQQGAAANDQDLQGRTALMFACEEANPETVEVLLQGGAQPGIRDALGQDAAHYGALAGDKLILRLLQETAQRSSPPSEDDSGEASSQNSVSSHEKRGAPKKRKAPQPPASIPLPDDQDAYEEIVRLRQERGRLLQKIRGLEQHQERRKQELPEAEASSLHSLERQVQELQQLLAEKQEEKESLGREVESLQSRLSLLENERENTSYDVATLQDEEGELSDFPGAEALLSKRLSPSAQELLASLQEQVAALTRQNQELMEKVQILESFEKDEMEVNGSAEVIPLALYDSLRAELDQLRRQHTEALRALERQGTRGAPGEEEAAMGEGTGTEVKTTRNGPMEMELDGTMAPGAKVNGAETTDEEATGVETVEAASVGAEATEMKPTGAEATEMKPTGAEATETKPMDTEATETESTGPEATEPEALGKGGNPETKATGAEATKLKAEEAAMTAGGAGAAGAEPVGTETTRVDAMAGAAAAPRAPLGPVLHPGAAEASEQLQAELETRIRGLEEALRQREREAAAELEAAHGKCQAAEAEAGRLRERVREAEGGGAAGGSGGGDVVQLRAALEQAREDLRGRDARLRELEAASAWLDEARAGRLLAEEEARGLRAELARREEVRLEQSRELEVLREQLAAATAAGEQQRAVAAELGQARDAAEARAVELAAACEEARQGLAELREASEALRQSAVPASEHHRLQEEALELRGRASSLEQEVVATGKEAARLRAELERERVGSVARLEHERIVGALQADVARLEGQLEELGRRHEKTSAEVFQVQREALFMKSERHAAEAQLATAEQQLRGLRTEAERARQAQSRAQEALDMAKEKDKKITELSKEVFSLKEALKDQPGAPGTPEVEALRGQVKALQEQLKEAARDHSAVVALYRSHLLYAIQGQMDEDVQRILNQILQMQRLQAQGR, encoded by the exons AGCCAGGAGTGGGGCAAAAGTGACGAGCGGCTGCTGCAGGCCGTGGAGAGCAACGACGCGGCACGAGTGGCCGCCCTCATCATCCGCAAGGGGCTGGTGCCCACGAAGCTGGACCCAGAGGGCAAGTCCGC ATTCCACCTGGCTGCCATGAGGGGTGCAGCCAGCTGCCTAGAGGTGATGCTGGCTCACGGCGCCAACGTCATGAGCACGGATGGGGCAG GTTACAACGCCCTCCACCTGGCCGCCAAGTACGGGCACCCGCAGTGTTTGAAGCAGCTGCTACAG GCCTCCTGCGTGGTGGATATTGTGGACAGCAGTGGGTGGACAGCCCTGCATCATGCAG CGGCCGGTGGCTGCATCTCCTGCTCAGAAATGCTTTGCTCCTTCAAGGCCCATCTGAATCCCCGAGATCGG TCAGGTACAACGCCCCTTATCATAGCAGCTCAGATGGGTCACACAGATTTGTGCCGCCTCCTCCTGCAGCAGGGGGCAGCAGCAAATGACCAGGACCTGCAGGGGAG GACAGCCCTGATGTTTGCCTGTGAGGAGGCCAACCCCGAAACAGTGGAAGTTCTGCTGCAAGGCGGGGCCCAGCCAGGCATCAGGGACGCACTGGGCCAGGACGCTGCCCACTACGGTGCCCTCGCGGGGGACAAACTCATCCTGCGTCTCTTGCAGGAAACGGCACAGCGCTCCTCACCACCCAGTG AGGATGACTCAGGCGAGGCATCATCTCAG AACTCCGTGTCCAGCCATGAAAAGCGAGGGGCTCCCAAGAAGCGGAAGGCACCTCAGCCCCCTGCCAGCATCCCCCTGCCG gATGACCAAGATGCCTATGAGGAGATTGTGCGGCTGCGACAGGAGAGGGGCCGCCTGCTGCAGAAGATCCGGGGCCTGGAGCAGCACCAGGAACGGAGGAAGCAGGAG ctgccagaggcagaggccagcTCCCTCCACAGCCTGGAGAGACAG GTACAAGAGCTGCAGCAGCTGCTGgcggagaagcaggaggagaaggagagcctGGGGCGGGAGGTGGAGAGTCTGCAGAGCCGGCTGTCCCTGCTGGAG aatGAGCGGGAGAACACCAGCTACGATGTGGCCACTCTGCAGGATGAGGAGGGCGAACTGTCTGACTTTCCAG GGGCCGAGGCTCTGCTCTCCAAACGGCTAAGCCCCTCAGCCCAGGAGCTCTTGGCCTCACTGCAGGAGCAGGTGGCTGCACTCACCAGACAAAACCAGGAGCTGATGGAGAAGGtccag ATCTTGGAGAGCTTTGAGAAGGACGAGATGGAGGTGAACGGGTCGGCTGAGGTCATCCCTTTGGCCCTCTATGACTCTCTTCGGGCTGAGTTGGACCAGCTCCGCAGGCAGCATACCGAGGCTCTGCGGGCACTGGAGCGACAGGGAACACGGGGGGCCcctggggaagaggaggcagcCATGGGGGAGGGCACGGGCACGGAAGTCAAGACCACCAGGAATGGGCCAATGGAAATGGAGCTCGACGGCACCATGGCTCCGGGAGCCAAAGTGAACGGAGCTGAGACCACAGACGAGGAGGCTACAGGAGTGGAAACTGTGGAGGCAGCATCTGTGGGGGCTGAGGCCACAGAGATGAAACCCACGGGGGCTGAGGCCACAGAGATGAAACCCACGGGGGCTGAGGCCACAGAGACAAAACCCATGGACACGGAAGCTACAGAAACAGAATCCACAGGGCCCGAGGCCACAGAACCCGAGGCACTGGGAAAGGGAGGAAATCCAGAAACAAAGGCCACGGGAGCAGAGGCCacaaagctgaaagcagaggaagcagcaatGACGGCTGGCGGAGCAGGTGCTGCGGGGGCCGAGCCTGTGGGCACGGAGACCACGCGCGTGGATGCCATGGCGGGGGCGGCCGCAGCCCCGAGGGCCCCCCTGGGCCCCGTCCTCCACCCCGGGGCTGCGGAGGCCTCGGAACAGCTGCAGGCAGAGCTGGAGACCAGGATCCGTGGCTTGGAGGAGGCGCTCCGGCAGCGGGAGCGGGAGGCAGCCGCCGAGCTGGAGGCGGCCCACGGCAAGTGCCAGGCAGCGGAGGCGGAGGCCGGCCGGCTCCGGGAGCGGGTGCGGGAGGCCGAGGGCGGCGGAGCCGCTGGGGGCAGCGGCGGCGGGGACGTGGTCCAGCTGCGGGCCGCCCTGGAGCAGGCCCGGGAGGACCTCCGAGGCCGGGATGCCCGCCTCCGGGAGCTGGAGGCGGCCTCAGCCTGGCTAGACGAGGCCCGGGCGGGCCGGCTGCTTGCTGAGGAGGAGGCCCGGGGCCTGCGGGCAGAGCTGGCCCGGCGGGAGGAGGTGCGGCTGGAGCAGAGCCGGGAGCTGGAGGTGCTGCGGGAGCAGCTGGCCGCCGCCACGGCCGCCGGGGAGCAGCAGCGGGCCGTGGCCGCCGAGCTGGGCCAAGCACGGGATGCGGCCGAGGCCCGGGCAGTCGAGCTGGCCGCCGCCTGTGAGGAGGCCCGGCAGGGCCTGGCGGAGCTGCGCGAGGCGTCCGAGGCCCTGCGGCAGTCAGCGGTGCCGGCCTCCGAGCACCACCGGCTGCAGGAGGAGGCCCTTGAGCTGCGGGGCCGGGCCTCCAGCCTGGAGCAGGAGGTGGTGGCCACGGGCAAGGAGGCCGCCCGGCTGCGGGCCGAGCTGGAGCGGGAGCGTGTGGGGAGCGTGGCCCGCCTGGAGCACGAGCGCATCGTGGGGGCCTTGCAGGCTGACGTGGCCCGGctggaggggcagctggaggagCTGGGACGGCGGCACGAGAAGACCAGCGCCGAGGTCTTCCAG GTCCAGAGGGAGGCGTTGTTCATGAAGAGTGAGCGGCACGCCGCTGAGGCCCAGCTGGCCACAGCAGAGCAGCAGCTGCGGGGACTACGCACTGAGGCCGAGCGGGCACGCCAGGCCCAGAGCCGCGCCCAGGAGGCCCTGGACATGGCCaaggagaaggacaagaag ATCACAGAGCTCTCCAAGGAAGTCTTCAGTCTTAAGGAGGCCCTGAAGGACCAGCCGGGGGCCCCGGGCACCCCCGAGGTGGAGGCCCTCCGAGGCCAGGTCAAGGCCTTGCAGGAGCAGCTGAAG GAGGCTGCCAGGGACCACAGCGCAGTGGTGGCCTTGTACAGGAGCCACCTCCTGTACGCCATTCAG ggtcaGATGGATGAAGATGTGCAGAGGATCCTGAACCAGATCCTACAGATGCAAAGGCTCCAAGCTCAGGGCCGATGA
- the ANKRD24 gene encoding ankyrin repeat domain-containing protein 24 isoform X5, with protein MTRTCRGALMFACEEANPETVEVLLQGGAQPGIRDALGQDAAHYGALAGDKLILRLLQETAQRSSPPSEDDSGEASSQNSVSSHEKRGAPKKRKAPQPPASIPLPDDQDAYEEIVRLRQERGRLLQKIRGLEQHQERRKQELPEAEASSLHSLERQVQELQQLLAEKQEEKESLGREVESLQSRLSLLENERENTSYDVATLQDEEGELSDFPGAEALLSKRLSPSAQELLASLQEQVAALTRQNQELMEKVQILESFEKDEMEVNGSAEVIPLALYDSLRAELDQLRRQHTEALRALERQGTRGAPGEEEAAMGEGTGTEVKTTRNGPMEMELDGTMAPGAKVNGAETTDEEATGVETVEAASVGAEATEMKPTGAEATEMKPTGAEATETKPMDTEATETESTGPEATEPEALGKGGNPETKATGAEATKLKAEEAAMTAGGAGAAGAEPVGTETTRVDAMAGAAAAPRAPLGPVLHPGAAEASEQLQAELETRIRGLEEALRQREREAAAELEAAHGKCQAAEAEAGRLRERVREAEGGGAAGGSGGGDVVQLRAALEQAREDLRGRDARLRELEAASAWLDEARAGRLLAEEEARGLRAELARREEVRLEQSRELEVLREQLAAATAAGEQQRAVAAELGQARDAAEARAVELAAACEEARQGLAELREASEALRQSAVPASEHHRLQEEALELRGRASSLEQEVVATGKEAARLRAELERERVGSVARLEHERIVGALQADVARLEGQLEELGRRHEKTSAEVFQVQREALFMKSERHAAEAQLATAEQQLRGLRTEAERARQAQSRAQEALDMAKEKDKKITELSKEVFSLKEALKDQPGAPGTPEVEALRGQVKALQEQLKEAARDHSAVVALYRSHLLYAIQGQMDEDVQRILNQILQMQRLQAQGR; from the exons ATGACCAGGACCTGCAGGGGAG CCCTGATGTTTGCCTGTGAGGAGGCCAACCCCGAAACAGTGGAAGTTCTGCTGCAAGGCGGGGCCCAGCCAGGCATCAGGGACGCACTGGGCCAGGACGCTGCCCACTACGGTGCCCTCGCGGGGGACAAACTCATCCTGCGTCTCTTGCAGGAAACGGCACAGCGCTCCTCACCACCCAGTG AGGATGACTCAGGCGAGGCATCATCTCAG AACTCCGTGTCCAGCCATGAAAAGCGAGGGGCTCCCAAGAAGCGGAAGGCACCTCAGCCCCCTGCCAGCATCCCCCTGCCG gATGACCAAGATGCCTATGAGGAGATTGTGCGGCTGCGACAGGAGAGGGGCCGCCTGCTGCAGAAGATCCGGGGCCTGGAGCAGCACCAGGAACGGAGGAAGCAGGAG ctgccagaggcagaggccagcTCCCTCCACAGCCTGGAGAGACAG GTACAAGAGCTGCAGCAGCTGCTGgcggagaagcaggaggagaaggagagcctGGGGCGGGAGGTGGAGAGTCTGCAGAGCCGGCTGTCCCTGCTGGAG aatGAGCGGGAGAACACCAGCTACGATGTGGCCACTCTGCAGGATGAGGAGGGCGAACTGTCTGACTTTCCAG GGGCCGAGGCTCTGCTCTCCAAACGGCTAAGCCCCTCAGCCCAGGAGCTCTTGGCCTCACTGCAGGAGCAGGTGGCTGCACTCACCAGACAAAACCAGGAGCTGATGGAGAAGGtccag ATCTTGGAGAGCTTTGAGAAGGACGAGATGGAGGTGAACGGGTCGGCTGAGGTCATCCCTTTGGCCCTCTATGACTCTCTTCGGGCTGAGTTGGACCAGCTCCGCAGGCAGCATACCGAGGCTCTGCGGGCACTGGAGCGACAGGGAACACGGGGGGCCcctggggaagaggaggcagcCATGGGGGAGGGCACGGGCACGGAAGTCAAGACCACCAGGAATGGGCCAATGGAAATGGAGCTCGACGGCACCATGGCTCCGGGAGCCAAAGTGAACGGAGCTGAGACCACAGACGAGGAGGCTACAGGAGTGGAAACTGTGGAGGCAGCATCTGTGGGGGCTGAGGCCACAGAGATGAAACCCACGGGGGCTGAGGCCACAGAGATGAAACCCACGGGGGCTGAGGCCACAGAGACAAAACCCATGGACACGGAAGCTACAGAAACAGAATCCACAGGGCCCGAGGCCACAGAACCCGAGGCACTGGGAAAGGGAGGAAATCCAGAAACAAAGGCCACGGGAGCAGAGGCCacaaagctgaaagcagaggaagcagcaatGACGGCTGGCGGAGCAGGTGCTGCGGGGGCCGAGCCTGTGGGCACGGAGACCACGCGCGTGGATGCCATGGCGGGGGCGGCCGCAGCCCCGAGGGCCCCCCTGGGCCCCGTCCTCCACCCCGGGGCTGCGGAGGCCTCGGAACAGCTGCAGGCAGAGCTGGAGACCAGGATCCGTGGCTTGGAGGAGGCGCTCCGGCAGCGGGAGCGGGAGGCAGCCGCCGAGCTGGAGGCGGCCCACGGCAAGTGCCAGGCAGCGGAGGCGGAGGCCGGCCGGCTCCGGGAGCGGGTGCGGGAGGCCGAGGGCGGCGGAGCCGCTGGGGGCAGCGGCGGCGGGGACGTGGTCCAGCTGCGGGCCGCCCTGGAGCAGGCCCGGGAGGACCTCCGAGGCCGGGATGCCCGCCTCCGGGAGCTGGAGGCGGCCTCAGCCTGGCTAGACGAGGCCCGGGCGGGCCGGCTGCTTGCTGAGGAGGAGGCCCGGGGCCTGCGGGCAGAGCTGGCCCGGCGGGAGGAGGTGCGGCTGGAGCAGAGCCGGGAGCTGGAGGTGCTGCGGGAGCAGCTGGCCGCCGCCACGGCCGCCGGGGAGCAGCAGCGGGCCGTGGCCGCCGAGCTGGGCCAAGCACGGGATGCGGCCGAGGCCCGGGCAGTCGAGCTGGCCGCCGCCTGTGAGGAGGCCCGGCAGGGCCTGGCGGAGCTGCGCGAGGCGTCCGAGGCCCTGCGGCAGTCAGCGGTGCCGGCCTCCGAGCACCACCGGCTGCAGGAGGAGGCCCTTGAGCTGCGGGGCCGGGCCTCCAGCCTGGAGCAGGAGGTGGTGGCCACGGGCAAGGAGGCCGCCCGGCTGCGGGCCGAGCTGGAGCGGGAGCGTGTGGGGAGCGTGGCCCGCCTGGAGCACGAGCGCATCGTGGGGGCCTTGCAGGCTGACGTGGCCCGGctggaggggcagctggaggagCTGGGACGGCGGCACGAGAAGACCAGCGCCGAGGTCTTCCAG GTCCAGAGGGAGGCGTTGTTCATGAAGAGTGAGCGGCACGCCGCTGAGGCCCAGCTGGCCACAGCAGAGCAGCAGCTGCGGGGACTACGCACTGAGGCCGAGCGGGCACGCCAGGCCCAGAGCCGCGCCCAGGAGGCCCTGGACATGGCCaaggagaaggacaagaag ATCACAGAGCTCTCCAAGGAAGTCTTCAGTCTTAAGGAGGCCCTGAAGGACCAGCCGGGGGCCCCGGGCACCCCCGAGGTGGAGGCCCTCCGAGGCCAGGTCAAGGCCTTGCAGGAGCAGCTGAAG GAGGCTGCCAGGGACCACAGCGCAGTGGTGGCCTTGTACAGGAGCCACCTCCTGTACGCCATTCAG ggtcaGATGGATGAAGATGTGCAGAGGATCCTGAACCAGATCCTACAGATGCAAAGGCTCCAAGCTCAGGGCCGATGA
- the ANKRD24 gene encoding ankyrin repeat domain-containing protein 24 isoform X3, producing the protein MKQLCVCAATSSASQEWGKSDERLLQAVESNDAARVAALIIRKGLVPTKLDPEGKSAFHLAAMRGAASCLEVMLAHGANVMSTDGAGYNALHLAAKYGHPQCLKQLLQASCVVDIVDSSGWTALHHAAAGGCISCSEMLCSFKAHLNPRDRSGTTPLIIAAQMGHTDLCRLLLQQGAAANDQDLQGRTALMFACEEANPETVEVLLQGGAQPGIRDALGQDAAHYGALAGDKLILRLLQETAQRSSPPSEDDSGEASSQNSVSSHEKRGAPKKRKAPQPPASIPLPDDQDAYEEIVRLRQERGRLLQKIRGLEQHQERRKQELPEAEASSLHSLERQVQELQQLLAEKQEEKESLGREVESLQSRLSLLENERENTSYDVATLQDEEGELSDFPGAEALLSKRLSPSAQELLASLQEQVAALTRQNQELMEKVQILESFEKDEMEVNGSAEVIPLALYDSLRAELDQLRRQHTEALRALERQGTRGAPGEEEAAMGEGTGTEVKTTRNGPMEMELDGTMAPGAKVNGAETTDEEATGVETVEAASVGAEATEMKPTGAEATEMKPTGAEATETKPMDTEATETESTGPEATEPEALGKGGNPETKATGAEATKLKAEEAAMTAGGAGAAGAEPVGTETTRVDAMAGAAAAPRAPLGPVLHPGAAEASEQLQAELETRIRGLEEALRQREREAAAELEAAHGKCQAAEAEAGRLRERVREAEGGGAAGGSGGGDVVQLRAALEQAREDLRGRDARLRELEAASAWLDEARAGRLLAEEEARGLRAELARREEVRLEQSRELEVLREQLAAATAAGEQQRAVAAELGQARDAAEARAVELAAACEEARQGLAELREASEALRQSAVPASEHHRLQEEALELRGRASSLEQEVVATGKEAARLRAELERERVGSVARLEHERIVGALQADVARLEGQLEELGRRHEKTSAEVFQVQREALFMKSERHAAEAQLATAEQQLRGLRTEAERARQAQSRAQEALDMAKEKDKKITELSKEVFSLKEALKDQPGAPGTPEVEALRGQVKALQEQLKEAARDHSAVVALYRSHLLYAIQGQMDEDVQRILNQILQMQRLQAQGR; encoded by the exons ATGAAGCAGCTGTGCGTGTGCGCCGCCACCTCCTCCGCG AGCCAGGAGTGGGGCAAAAGTGACGAGCGGCTGCTGCAGGCCGTGGAGAGCAACGACGCGGCACGAGTGGCCGCCCTCATCATCCGCAAGGGGCTGGTGCCCACGAAGCTGGACCCAGAGGGCAAGTCCGC ATTCCACCTGGCTGCCATGAGGGGTGCAGCCAGCTGCCTAGAGGTGATGCTGGCTCACGGCGCCAACGTCATGAGCACGGATGGGGCAG GTTACAACGCCCTCCACCTGGCCGCCAAGTACGGGCACCCGCAGTGTTTGAAGCAGCTGCTACAG GCCTCCTGCGTGGTGGATATTGTGGACAGCAGTGGGTGGACAGCCCTGCATCATGCAG CGGCCGGTGGCTGCATCTCCTGCTCAGAAATGCTTTGCTCCTTCAAGGCCCATCTGAATCCCCGAGATCGG TCAGGTACAACGCCCCTTATCATAGCAGCTCAGATGGGTCACACAGATTTGTGCCGCCTCCTCCTGCAGCAGGGGGCAGCAGCAAATGACCAGGACCTGCAGGGGAG GACAGCCCTGATGTTTGCCTGTGAGGAGGCCAACCCCGAAACAGTGGAAGTTCTGCTGCAAGGCGGGGCCCAGCCAGGCATCAGGGACGCACTGGGCCAGGACGCTGCCCACTACGGTGCCCTCGCGGGGGACAAACTCATCCTGCGTCTCTTGCAGGAAACGGCACAGCGCTCCTCACCACCCAGTG AGGATGACTCAGGCGAGGCATCATCTCAG AACTCCGTGTCCAGCCATGAAAAGCGAGGGGCTCCCAAGAAGCGGAAGGCACCTCAGCCCCCTGCCAGCATCCCCCTGCCG gATGACCAAGATGCCTATGAGGAGATTGTGCGGCTGCGACAGGAGAGGGGCCGCCTGCTGCAGAAGATCCGGGGCCTGGAGCAGCACCAGGAACGGAGGAAGCAGGAG ctgccagaggcagaggccagcTCCCTCCACAGCCTGGAGAGACAG GTACAAGAGCTGCAGCAGCTGCTGgcggagaagcaggaggagaaggagagcctGGGGCGGGAGGTGGAGAGTCTGCAGAGCCGGCTGTCCCTGCTGGAG aatGAGCGGGAGAACACCAGCTACGATGTGGCCACTCTGCAGGATGAGGAGGGCGAACTGTCTGACTTTCCAG GGGCCGAGGCTCTGCTCTCCAAACGGCTAAGCCCCTCAGCCCAGGAGCTCTTGGCCTCACTGCAGGAGCAGGTGGCTGCACTCACCAGACAAAACCAGGAGCTGATGGAGAAGGtccag ATCTTGGAGAGCTTTGAGAAGGACGAGATGGAGGTGAACGGGTCGGCTGAGGTCATCCCTTTGGCCCTCTATGACTCTCTTCGGGCTGAGTTGGACCAGCTCCGCAGGCAGCATACCGAGGCTCTGCGGGCACTGGAGCGACAGGGAACACGGGGGGCCcctggggaagaggaggcagcCATGGGGGAGGGCACGGGCACGGAAGTCAAGACCACCAGGAATGGGCCAATGGAAATGGAGCTCGACGGCACCATGGCTCCGGGAGCCAAAGTGAACGGAGCTGAGACCACAGACGAGGAGGCTACAGGAGTGGAAACTGTGGAGGCAGCATCTGTGGGGGCTGAGGCCACAGAGATGAAACCCACGGGGGCTGAGGCCACAGAGATGAAACCCACGGGGGCTGAGGCCACAGAGACAAAACCCATGGACACGGAAGCTACAGAAACAGAATCCACAGGGCCCGAGGCCACAGAACCCGAGGCACTGGGAAAGGGAGGAAATCCAGAAACAAAGGCCACGGGAGCAGAGGCCacaaagctgaaagcagaggaagcagcaatGACGGCTGGCGGAGCAGGTGCTGCGGGGGCCGAGCCTGTGGGCACGGAGACCACGCGCGTGGATGCCATGGCGGGGGCGGCCGCAGCCCCGAGGGCCCCCCTGGGCCCCGTCCTCCACCCCGGGGCTGCGGAGGCCTCGGAACAGCTGCAGGCAGAGCTGGAGACCAGGATCCGTGGCTTGGAGGAGGCGCTCCGGCAGCGGGAGCGGGAGGCAGCCGCCGAGCTGGAGGCGGCCCACGGCAAGTGCCAGGCAGCGGAGGCGGAGGCCGGCCGGCTCCGGGAGCGGGTGCGGGAGGCCGAGGGCGGCGGAGCCGCTGGGGGCAGCGGCGGCGGGGACGTGGTCCAGCTGCGGGCCGCCCTGGAGCAGGCCCGGGAGGACCTCCGAGGCCGGGATGCCCGCCTCCGGGAGCTGGAGGCGGCCTCAGCCTGGCTAGACGAGGCCCGGGCGGGCCGGCTGCTTGCTGAGGAGGAGGCCCGGGGCCTGCGGGCAGAGCTGGCCCGGCGGGAGGAGGTGCGGCTGGAGCAGAGCCGGGAGCTGGAGGTGCTGCGGGAGCAGCTGGCCGCCGCCACGGCCGCCGGGGAGCAGCAGCGGGCCGTGGCCGCCGAGCTGGGCCAAGCACGGGATGCGGCCGAGGCCCGGGCAGTCGAGCTGGCCGCCGCCTGTGAGGAGGCCCGGCAGGGCCTGGCGGAGCTGCGCGAGGCGTCCGAGGCCCTGCGGCAGTCAGCGGTGCCGGCCTCCGAGCACCACCGGCTGCAGGAGGAGGCCCTTGAGCTGCGGGGCCGGGCCTCCAGCCTGGAGCAGGAGGTGGTGGCCACGGGCAAGGAGGCCGCCCGGCTGCGGGCCGAGCTGGAGCGGGAGCGTGTGGGGAGCGTGGCCCGCCTGGAGCACGAGCGCATCGTGGGGGCCTTGCAGGCTGACGTGGCCCGGctggaggggcagctggaggagCTGGGACGGCGGCACGAGAAGACCAGCGCCGAGGTCTTCCAG GTCCAGAGGGAGGCGTTGTTCATGAAGAGTGAGCGGCACGCCGCTGAGGCCCAGCTGGCCACAGCAGAGCAGCAGCTGCGGGGACTACGCACTGAGGCCGAGCGGGCACGCCAGGCCCAGAGCCGCGCCCAGGAGGCCCTGGACATGGCCaaggagaaggacaagaag ATCACAGAGCTCTCCAAGGAAGTCTTCAGTCTTAAGGAGGCCCTGAAGGACCAGCCGGGGGCCCCGGGCACCCCCGAGGTGGAGGCCCTCCGAGGCCAGGTCAAGGCCTTGCAGGAGCAGCTGAAG GAGGCTGCCAGGGACCACAGCGCAGTGGTGGCCTTGTACAGGAGCCACCTCCTGTACGCCATTCAG ggtcaGATGGATGAAGATGTGCAGAGGATCCTGAACCAGATCCTACAGATGCAAAGGCTCCAAGCTCAGGGCCGATGA